Proteins from a single region of Ziziphus jujuba cultivar Dongzao chromosome 1, ASM3175591v1:
- the LOC125420857 gene encoding heavy metal-associated isoprenylated plant protein 47 has product MQQKVVIELKIKCSKCRSKALKIVAVQNGITKFGFEPENRNRMVIIGDGIIDAAGLALSLRKKLGYADLVSVEEVEEES; this is encoded by the exons ATGCAGCAAAAGGTAGTCATTGAGCTGAAGATAAAATGCAGCAAATGTCGATCCAAGGCTTTGAAGATAGTCGCTGTTCAAAACg GTATTACTAAGTTTGGTTTCGAGCCCGAAAACAGAAACCGAATGGTGATAATTGGAGATGGAATTATTGATGCAGCTGGGTTGGCCTTATCTTTGAGGAAGAAGCTTGGCTATGCTGACTTGGTCAGTGTAGAAGAAGTGGAGGAAGAAAGTTGA